The sequence TCTCGCTCTCCATCGCGGTCTATTCGGCGACCCTCGCGTGGATGCTGTCCCTGGCGCGCACCACCCCCCCGCTGGGTCCGGTGGCTCGGGACGGTGATCGTCGCCGCGAACGCGATCGAGACGCTGGTGATCGTCGGCCAGGTGCTCCGCGGCAGGCGGAGCCACTTCAACGTCGCCACGCCGCTGGACGCCGGCCTCTGGTTCGTGATGGCCGCCTCGATCGTCACGCTGTGGCTGGCGAACCTGGGCATCGCGGCCAGGTCGTTCCGCGAGCGGACCGGGGACCGTGCGGCGACCTGGTCCGTCCGGCTCGGCCTGCTGCTCGCGGTGGTGGGCATGGCGCTCGGCTTCCTCATGACCGGTCCGACGCCCGCCCAGCTCGAAGCGATGCGCGGCGGGGCCGCCGTGGGCGTGGTGGGGGCGCACGGTGTCGGTGTCGCCGACGGCTCGCCCGGCATCGCCGTCACCGGCTGGAGCAGTACCGGCGGCGACCTGCGGGTCCCCCACTTCGTCGGCATGCACGCGCTGCAGGCCGTCCCGCTCTTCGCCTGGCTGCTGGCCGCCCTGTCCCGCCGGTTCCCGTGGCTGGCCGACGAGCGGACGCGCCTGCGCCTGGTCCTGGTGGCGGGCGGGACCTTCGCGGGCGTGCTGGCGATACTGACCTGGCAGGCGCTGCGCGGCCAGTCGCTCGTCCGTCCCGACGGCGCGACCCTGACGGCCTCGGCCCTGCTGGCCGTCGGCGCGGTGGCGTCCGCGGTGGCGGTCGTCCGCCGCCGCCGTGTGCCGCCGGCGCCGGCCTGACCGGCCTGACCGGTCTGACCGGTCTGACCGGTCTGACCGGCGGCGGCGCGTCCGACGACGGCGCGACCGGCCGCCGGCCGCCGGACGGATCAGCCGGTGGGCCAGGCCCGCAGCAGGGCGTCGAGGGCGTCCAGGATCCGGGTCCAGCTGTCCTCGGCGGTGCGGGGGGTGTACTGGAACCCGCCGGAGCGTTCGAGGGCGACATAGCCGTGGAAGGTGCTGCCGAGCAGGCGGACGGCGTCGGTCTCGTCGGGCTCGGCGAGGTGGTAGCCGCGCAGGATGGCCCGGGTCATCTGCGAGTGGCGGACGGCCGCACTGGCGCGGGCGGTCTCCGGGTCGAGGTCCAGCTGCGCGGCGGCGTAGCGGCCGGGGTGCTCGTGGGCGTAGCCCCGGTAGGCGTCGGCGAAGGCCGTCAGGGCGTCCTTGCCGGCCCGGCCGGCCAGGGCGGCGGCGGCACGGTCGGCGAGTTCCTCCAGGGCCAGCAGGGCGATCCTGGTCTTGAGGTCCTGGGAGTTCTTGACGTGGGAGTAGAGGCTCGCGTCCTTGACGCCGAAGCGCCGCGCGAGCGCGGAGACGGTCACCTTGTCGAAGCCGACCTCGTCGGCGAGTTCCGCCCCCGCCACCGTCAGCCGCTCGGTGTTCAGTCCCACGCGTGCCATGCCCGTCCTCTCGCTCACCTGGGGCCATAATACATTTGCCTAGGAAGCCTAGGTAATTTACGTTGCTTCCTATGAAGCCATTGACCGAACCCGAGATCCGCGCCGCCTTCGTCAACTGCACCAAGGGTGAGGCCTCGCGTCTGAACGTCCCCCGCGACCTGGCCGAGCAGCCCTGGGAGGACCTGGACTTCCTCGGCTGGCGCGACCCGCAGGCCCCCGACCGGGCCTACCTCGCCGCCGTGATCGACGGCCGCACGGTGGCGGTCGCGCTGCGCTCCTCCGGCGCCGCCTCCTGGCAGGCCCGCCGCAGCCTCTGCTCGCTGTGCGTCACCACGCACACCGGGGGCGTCTCGCTGCTGGTGGCGGCCCGCGCCGGGAAGGCCGGCAAGCAGGGCAACTCGGTCGGGGCGTACATGTGCTCCGACCTCGCCTGCTCGCTGTACGTGCGCGGCAAGAAGGAGGTCGGCACCAAGCTGCACGAGTCGCTCACGCTGGAGGAGAAGATCGGGCGCACGGTCGCCAACCTCGCCGCCTTCCTCGCCAAGGTGACCGCGTGACCCGCCCCGGCGCCGTTGCCGGGGCGTCGGCGTGACCTTCTCCGGCGCCGCCCCGCACCGGTGCGCGCCGATCGTCGGAGTCGGCCGTTCGGCGGTACGGGGGCGGCCCGGCCGGGCATACTGAGGGGACCGCCGGGCCTGCCCGGCGGTGACGCGACGAACCGTCAGTTCCCTTCAGTGAGCGGCGGTTCGGCCACCCGGCGGCCGCTCCCGGAGCCAGGGAGGGCCATGTCCGAGGAGATACCGGGCACCGAGCAGCCAGCACCGCAGGACGTACCGTCCGACGCCACCGCGCCGTCCGATCACGCCGTGCCGTCCGATCACGCCGCGCCGTCCGGCACCGTACCGGCCGCCTTCGAACGGTGCGCCCGGCTGGTGCTCGCCGGCCGCTACGAGGAAGCCCTGACGGAGACCGAGGAGACGGCCGTACTCCTGCGGGGGCGCACCGGCGGCAGCCGCCCCGCGGACCGGGAGACGGCGGCCGCACTCGCCTACGTCCTGGTGCTCCGCTGCGAGGCGCTGTCCAAACTGGGCCGCTGGGACGAGTGCCTGAGCACCGCCTCCGAGGCGGTCGACCTGGGGCGCGGGCAGGCCGTGACGGCGCCGTTCACCGCGCCGCTCGGCGCCACCCTGCTCGGCCTCGGCACCGCGCTGTGGGGCCTCGGCCGCCCGCAGGAGGCGGTCGCCGTGACCCGGGAGTCCGTCGACCTGCACCGGCAGCTCGCCCGGGCGGACCACTCCTTCCGGCCGCAGCTCGCCAACGCGCTCAGCCAGCTCGGCGTGGTGCTGTCCCGGCTGGGCCGGCACGCCGAGGCCCTGGACGTCACCAAGGAGTCGGTGTCCCTCTACCGCCGACTGGTCGCGGCGGACCAGGCCGACCACACCCACGGACTCGCCCAGGCGGTCAACAACCTGGCCCGTCGTCAGTCGGCGCGCAACCAGCACCGCCGGGCGCTCAGGAGCATCCAGGAGGCGGTGGCGCTCTACCGCCGGCTGGCCGCGGCCAATCCGGCGGTCCACCGCCGTGACCTCGCGATGGCGCTGGGCAACGCGGCCCGGATGCACAACGGCCGGGCCGAGTCGCTGGCCGCCGTGGCGGAGGCGGTCGCCATCCTGGAGGAGCTGGAGCGGACCGAACCCGGGGTCCACGGCGGGCTGTTCGCCGACTCGCTGTCCCTGCACGCGGCGGCGCTCGCCGACCTGGGGCGGTTCCGGGAGGCCGCCGAGGTCACCACCAGGGCGGTCGCGATGATGCGCGAGCAGGCCGCGCTCAACCCGGTGGCGCGGCGGGGCGACCTGGCCGTAGCACTGGCGTTCCACGCCCGGGTGCGGGTCGAGGCCGGCCTCGACCTGGCCGGCGGCCTGGCCGCGGCGACGGAGGCGGTCGCGCTGATGCGCGTCCTCGCGGCCGAGATCCCGGCCCTCTACGCGTCCTCGCTCGCGGAGGTCGTCGCCCTCGAGAGCCGGCTGCGCGCGGCCGTACCACGGGGGGACGCGCCCTGACCGTTCCGCCCCGCCCGTCCGTCCGTCCGCGATGTTCCGCCCGGTCCGCGCTGTTCCACCAGGCCCGACCGTTCCGCCCCGCCCGTCCGGCCCCGTCCGACCACCCGGGCGGGGCCGCGTCGGATCGGCGGCCGGCTCGTTGGACCGGGCATGGCGGACGACGCGGACGAGACGGACGGCCCGGGCGACGGTGGCTCGGTGCCGATGGTGTGGGCGCTGGCGGTGCGGGCGGTCGAGCTCGGACCGCCCTTCGCCGAACTGATCGTGGAGATCGGCCCCGCCCTGTTCGCGGCCTTCGTCGACAACGCGGTGGACAGCGGGTTCGTGCTGGCCGCGGGGGAGCCGCCCGCCACCACCGCCGTGGTGGAGCTGGCGGGCAGTGCCCTGGTCCGGCTGGTCATGGTGGGCGGGCGGCAGGCCTGGGAACCGGCTTCCGAGGTCCTGGCCTCGCCCGGCTGGCTGACCGCCGCCGCCGGACGGCGTGCCGTCGTGGTGCTCGTCGTCCCGCCCGGCACCTGGCCGCCCGGCCTGATGGACCTGGACCCGGCGGCCGGCGCCGAACTGCTGACCCGCAGCCTGGAGACGGCCCGGGCCGCCGGAGCGGTGCTGCACGGCACGGCCGGCTACCGGCGGTACGACGGCTGACCGGCCCCCGCCCGGGTGACCGGCCCCCGCCCGGGTGGCAGTTCGCCCGCCCGGGCGGGCGTTCGCGCAGGTGGAGCGGGGCCTCCACGGTGCGTCAGGTGGCGTAATGCGGCGGCAACGAAAAACCGGCCGCCGCCGCTCTATGGTTCTCGCCGAACCCGTCCCCGGCCCCGGAGCAGCACCGATGACCAGCGAGAACCCGACCCGCACCGGCTCCCGCCGGCTGCGCGCCGACCGTGCCCGGCAGGTGGCCGACGTGCTGCGCCGGCAGGTGCTCGGCGAGGCGTTCGCGGACGGCGCGCTGCCCCGCGAGGACGAACTCGCGGAGGAGTTCGGTGCCTCCCGCAACACCGTCCGGGAGGCGCTGGACCTGCTGCGCGGCGAGGGGCTGGTGCGCCGGGTGCCCGGCTCCGGCACGCTCGTCGTGGCGGAGAAGGTCCCGCACGGGCTGAACCGACTCCAGGGCCTCGCCGAGACCCTGCACGAGCACGGCGAGGTGGTGAACGAGGTCCGCTCCTTCGGCCCGGTCCGCGCACCCGGCCCGGTGGCCCGCCGCCTCGGACTGCCGGAGGGCGCCGACGTGGTCTACGTCGAGCGGCTCCGGCGGCTGAACGGGCTGCCGCTCTCGCTCGACCTGACCTATCTGGCCCCGGACATCGGCGCCGAACTGACCGCCGAGGCCCTGGTGGACCAGGACATCTTCGGCCTGATCGAGCAGGTCACCGGGCGGTCGCTGGGCCGCGCGGACATCACCCTGGAGGCGATCAACGCCGACGCGCACTCCGCCGCGGTGCTCGAAGTACCGCGCGGATCGGCGCTGCTGATGCTGGAACGCCTCACCTCGCTGGCCGACGGGCGCCCCGTCGACCTGGAGTACGTCCGCTTCCGCGGCGACCGCATCACCATGCAGGGCAGCCTGCTGCGCGACCTCCCCTGAGCGCTGCCCCGCCCGTCCCACCGCCCGCCCCACCGACCGCCCTGTCGCCCGCCCACCGCCCGTTCCACCGCGCGACACCCCGTCGGCGCGCCCTCGGGCGCGCCCCGACCCCGACCCCGAGGAAGCCCATGGCACTCGCCGACCACCGTACCGACGTGCCCGTGACCGTCGACGCCTCCCTGTGCATCGACGGCTGCACCCTCTGCGTGGAGATGTGCCCGCTGGACTCCCTGGCCATCGACCCGGAGAGCGGCAAGGCCTACATGCACGTGGACGAGTGCTGGTACTGCGGCCCCTGCGCCGCCCGCTGCCCCACCGGCGCGGTCACCGTCAACATGCCCTATCTGATTCGCTGAGGTGCTGCCGGATGCCTTCCAACACCAGAGCCGAGGTCAGCACCGCCGCCGGAACCGCCGCCCGGCCGCGGCGGGTCGCGGCGGCGCTGCTCGCCGCAGCCTCGCTGACGGCCGCGACCGCCTGCTCCGCCGCCTCCGCCGACGCCGGGACGGTCGCGGTGGTCGTCGGCTACCAGTCGAAGACCATCAACACCGTGACCGCCGGCACCCTGCTGCGGGTCCAGGGCTACCTCGAACAGCGCCTCGCCGAACAGGGCCGCGCCGACGGCCGCACGTACCGGGTCAGCTGGCAGGACTACGACTCCGGGGCGCCGATCACCGCCCAGATGCTCGCCGGCAAGATCGACATCGGCTCGATGGGCGACTACCCGCTGCTCATCAACGGCTCCCGCGCCCAGGACGCCGGCGGACCCGGCACCCGGCTGGTCTCCGTCACCGGCTACAACCTGCTCGGCGCGCTCAACTCCGTCGTGGTGCCCACCGGTTCGCCCGCGCACACGCTGGCCGACCTCAAGGGCCGCAAGGTGTCGACCTCGGTCGGTTCCGCCGCCGACGGCACCCTGGTCCAGGCGCTCGCCCGGGCGGGCGTGGCGGAGGGCGAGATCCAGAAGCAGAACCAGCAGCCCGCCGTCGGCGCCTCCGCGCTCAAGGCCGGCAGCGTCGACGCACTGGCCCAGTTCGTCGCGTGGCCCGGCGCCGTGGTCTTCGCCGGCGAGGGCCGGCTGCTCTACGACGGCGCCGCGCTCGGCCGCCCCACCCTGCACGGCGTGGTGATCCGCCAGGCCTACGGCACCGAACACCCCGCCGTCGTCCGGGCCTTCCTCCAGGCCCAGGCCGACGCGACCCGGTACCTGAACGAACACCCCCTGGACGCGAGCCGCAAGGTCGCCGACGCCACCGGCCTGCCGCCCGAGGTCGTGCACCTCTACAACGGCCCCAACGGCATCGCCACCTTCGCCACCCCGCTGGACCGGGAACTGCTGGACGCCCTGCGCGCGGACGTGCCCTTCCTGCGCTCGGTGGGCGTGCTCAAGGCCCTCGACGTCGAGCGCTTCGTCGATCCGTCCTACCAGGAGCGGGCCGCGCTCCCCGCCGTCCCGCCGGCCCGGATCACCGGGACCGACGAGGTCTGCGCCCGCCCCGTCACG comes from Streptomyces sp. TLI_053 and encodes:
- a CDS encoding TetR/AcrR family transcriptional regulator; translated protein: MARVGLNTERLTVAGAELADEVGFDKVTVSALARRFGVKDASLYSHVKNSQDLKTRIALLALEELADRAAAALAGRAGKDALTAFADAYRGYAHEHPGRYAAAQLDLDPETARASAAVRHSQMTRAILRGYHLAEPDETDAVRLLGSTFHGYVALERSGGFQYTPRTAEDSWTRILDALDALLRAWPTG
- a CDS encoding FBP domain-containing protein gives rise to the protein MKPLTEPEIRAAFVNCTKGEASRLNVPRDLAEQPWEDLDFLGWRDPQAPDRAYLAAVIDGRTVAVALRSSGAASWQARRSLCSLCVTTHTGGVSLLVAARAGKAGKQGNSVGAYMCSDLACSLYVRGKKEVGTKLHESLTLEEKIGRTVANLAAFLAKVTA
- a CDS encoding tetratricopeptide repeat protein, which encodes MSEEIPGTEQPAPQDVPSDATAPSDHAVPSDHAAPSGTVPAAFERCARLVLAGRYEEALTETEETAVLLRGRTGGSRPADRETAAALAYVLVLRCEALSKLGRWDECLSTASEAVDLGRGQAVTAPFTAPLGATLLGLGTALWGLGRPQEAVAVTRESVDLHRQLARADHSFRPQLANALSQLGVVLSRLGRHAEALDVTKESVSLYRRLVAADQADHTHGLAQAVNNLARRQSARNQHRRALRSIQEAVALYRRLAAANPAVHRRDLAMALGNAARMHNGRAESLAAVAEAVAILEELERTEPGVHGGLFADSLSLHAAALADLGRFREAAEVTTRAVAMMREQAALNPVARRGDLAVALAFHARVRVEAGLDLAGGLAAATEAVALMRVLAAEIPALYASSLAEVVALESRLRAAVPRGDAP
- a CDS encoding GntR family transcriptional regulator → MTSENPTRTGSRRLRADRARQVADVLRRQVLGEAFADGALPREDELAEEFGASRNTVREALDLLRGEGLVRRVPGSGTLVVAEKVPHGLNRLQGLAETLHEHGEVVNEVRSFGPVRAPGPVARRLGLPEGADVVYVERLRRLNGLPLSLDLTYLAPDIGAELTAEALVDQDIFGLIEQVTGRSLGRADITLEAINADAHSAAVLEVPRGSALLMLERLTSLADGRPVDLEYVRFRGDRITMQGSLLRDLP
- a CDS encoding ferredoxin family protein produces the protein MALADHRTDVPVTVDASLCIDGCTLCVEMCPLDSLAIDPESGKAYMHVDECWYCGPCAARCPTGAVTVNMPYLIR
- a CDS encoding ABC transporter substrate-binding protein, producing the protein MPSNTRAEVSTAAGTAARPRRVAAALLAAASLTAATACSAASADAGTVAVVVGYQSKTINTVTAGTLLRVQGYLEQRLAEQGRADGRTYRVSWQDYDSGAPITAQMLAGKIDIGSMGDYPLLINGSRAQDAGGPGTRLVSVTGYNLLGALNSVVVPTGSPAHTLADLKGRKVSTSVGSAADGTLVQALARAGVAEGEIQKQNQQPAVGASALKAGSVDALAQFVAWPGAVVFAGEGRLLYDGAALGRPTLHGVVIRQAYGTEHPAVVRAFLQAQADATRYLNEHPLDASRKVADATGLPPEVVHLYNGPNGIATFATPLDRELLDALRADVPFLRSVGVLKALDVERFVDPSYQERAALPAVPPARITGTDEVCARPVTDPRLAGEIWYEGEDTTHPAADPRCLLRALKAPGRKARAAYVPDAATGTRWFADKDQWVCDGDALLPFTTEDGAAGYLAAHPDARRISYREALEAA